In Bos indicus x Bos taurus breed Angus x Brahman F1 hybrid chromosome 23, Bos_hybrid_MaternalHap_v2.0, whole genome shotgun sequence, a single genomic region encodes these proteins:
- the RPS18 gene encoding 40S ribosomal protein S18 isoform X1, whose translation MSLVIPEKFQHILRVLNTNIDGRRKIAFAITAIKGVGRRYAHVVLRKADIDLTKRAGELTEDEVRTGIGAGAGPGPAWRWGLSGPDPCPACQVERVITIMQNPRQYKIPDWFLNRQKDVKDGKYSQVLANGLDNKLREDLERLKKIRAHRGLRHFWGLRVRGQHTKTTGRRGRTVGVSKKK comes from the exons ATG TCTCTAGTAATCCCTGAGAAGTTCCAGCACATCTTGCGAGTACTCAACACCAACATCGATGGGCGGCGGAAAATTGCCTTTGCCATCACTGCAATTAAG GGTGTGGGGCGAAGATATGCTCATGTGGTGTTGAGGAAAGCAGACATCGACCTCACCAAGAGGGCCGGGGAGCTCACCGAGGATGAGGTGAGGACAGGGatcggggctggggctgggcctgggcctgccTGGAGATGGGGGCTGTCTGGACCTGACCCTTGTCCTGCCTGCCAGGTGGAACGTGTGATCACCATTATGCAGAATCCACGCCAATACAAGATCCCAGACTGGTTCTTAAACAGACAGAAGGACGTGAAGGACGGGAAATACAGCCAG GTCCTGGCCAACGGTCTAGACAACAAACTCCGTGAAGACCTGGAGCGCCTGAAGAAGATTCGGGCCCACAGGGGGCTGCGCCACTTCTGGGG ACTCCGTGTCCGAGGCCAGCACACCAAGACCACAGGCCGCCGTGGTCGCACTGTGGGTGTGTCCAAGAAGAAATAA
- the VPS52 gene encoding vacuolar protein sorting-associated protein 52 homolog isoform X2, whose protein sequence is MEQMLGAFQSDLSSISSEIRTLQEQSGAMNIRLRNRQAVRGKLGELVDGLVVPSALVTAILEAPVTEPRFLEQLQELDAKAAAVREQEARGTAACADVRGVLDRLRVKAVTKIREFILQKIYSFRKPMTNYQIPQTALLKYRFFYQFLLGNERATAKEIRDEYVETLSKIYLSYYRSYLGRLMKVQYEEVAEKDDLMGVEDTAKKGFFSKPSLRSRNTIFTLGTRGSVISPAELEAPILVPHTAQRGEQRYPFEALFRSQHYALLDNSCREYLFICEFFMVSGPAAHDLFHAVMGRTLSMTQKHLESYLVDCYDAIAVFLCIHIVLRFRNITAKRDVPALDRYWEQVLALLWPRFELILEMNVQSVRSTDPQRLGGLDTRPHYITRRYAEFSSALVSINQTIPNERTMQLLGQLQVEVENFVLRVAAEFSSRKEQLVFLINNYDMMLGVLMERAADDSKEVESFQQLLNARTQEFIEELLSPPFGGLVAFVKEAEALIERGQAERLRGEEARVTQLIRGFGSSWKSSVESLSQDVMRSFTNFRNGTSIIQGALTQLIQLYHRFHRVLSQPQLRALPARAELINIHHLMVELKKHKPNF, encoded by the exons ATGGAGCAGATGTTGGGAGCTTTTCAGAGTGATCTCAGCTCCATCAGCTCTGAGATCCGGACACTGCAGGAACAGTCTGGAGCCATGAACATTCGACTGCGGAACCGGCAGGCTGTCCGGGGGAAACTCGGGGAGCTTGTTGATGGTCTCGTGGTGCCCTCTGCTCTGGTCAC ggcAATTTTGGAGGCACCAGTCACAGAGCCCCGGTTCTTGGAGCAGCTGCAGGAGCTGGATGCTAAGGCAGCTGCAGTCCGAGAACAGGAGGCTAGGGGCACAGCGGCCTGTGCAGATGTCCGGGGCGTGCTCGACCGCCTCCGAGTCAAG GCTGTGACGAAGATCCGAGAGTTCATCCTTCAGAAGATTTATTCCTTCAGAAAGCCAATGACCAACTATCAGATCCCACAGACAGCCTTGCTGAAATACAG GTTCTTCTATCAGTTCCTGCTGGGCAACGAACGCGCCACTGCGAAGGAAATCAGGGACGAGTACGTGGAGACGCTGAGCAAGATATACCTGTCTTACTACCGCTCCTACCTGGGGCGGCTCATGAAGGTGCAG TATGAGGAAGTCGCTGAGAAGGATGACCTAATGGGCGTGGAAGATACAGCCAAGAAAG GATTCTTCTCAAAGCCATCCCTCCGCAGCAGGAACACCATCTTCACCCTGGGGACCCGGGGCTCTGTCATCTCCCCCGCTGAACTGGAAGCCCCCATCCTCGTGCCCCACACTGCCCAGCGCGGGGAACAGAGG TATCCTTTCGAGGCCCTCTTCCGCAGCCAGCACTACGCCCTCCTCGACAACTCCTGCCGTGAATACCTCTTCATCTGTGAGTTCTTCATGGTGTCTGGCCCGGCTGCCCACGATCTGTTCCATGCTGTCATGGGCCGCACCCTCAGCATGACCCAG AAACACCTGGAGTCTTACCTCGTTGACTGTTACGATGCCATCGCTGTTTTCCTCTGCATCCACATCGTCCTCCGGTTCCGCAACATCACAGCCAAGAGGGACGTTCCTGCCCTGGACAG GTACTGGGAACAGGTGCTTGCCTTGTTGTGGCCACGGTTTGAACTGATCCTGGAGATGAACGTCCAAAGTGTCCGCAGCACTGACCCTCAGCGCCTCGGAGGGCTGGACACTCGGCCTCACTAT ATCACGCGCCGATACGCAGAATTCTCCTCGGCTCTTGTCAGCATCAATCAGACGATTCCCAACGAACGGACCATGCAGCTGCTGGGCCAGCTCCAG GTGGAGGTGGAGAATTTTGTCCTCCGGGTGGCAGCTGAGTTCTCCTCGAGGAAGGAGCAGCTTGTGTTTCTGATCAACAACTATGACATGATGCTGGGTGTGCTGATG GAGCGGGCGGCGGATGACAGCAAAGAGGTTGAAAGTTTCCAGCAGCTGCTCAACGCGCGGACACAG GAATTCATTGAAGAGTTGCTGTCGCCCCCCTTTGGGGGGCTGGTGGCATTTGTAAAGGAAGCTGAAGCTTTGATTGAGCGTGGACAAGCGGAACGACTTCGAGGGGAAGAAG CCCGGGTTACTCAGCTGATTCGTGGCTTCGGCAGTTCCTGGAAATCGTCGGTGGAGTCTCTGAGTCAGGATGTGATGCGGAGCTTCACCAACTTCAGAAATGGAACCAGCATCATCCAG GGAGCTCTGACCCAGCTGATCCAGCTCTATCATCGCTTCCACCGAGTGCTGTCTCAGCCGCAGCTGCGAGCCCTCCCTGCCCGGGCCGAGCTCATCAACATCCACCACCTCATGGTGGAACTCAAGAAGCACAAGCCCAACTTCTGA
- the VPS52 gene encoding vacuolar protein sorting-associated protein 52 homolog isoform X1, with the protein MAAAATMAAAARELVLRAGASDMEEEEGPLGSGPGLREPLQIGELDITSDEFILDEVDVHIQANLEDELVKEALKTGVDLRHYSKQVELELQQIEQKSIRDYIQESENIASLHNQITACDAVLERMEQMLGAFQSDLSSISSEIRTLQEQSGAMNIRLRNRQAVRGKLGELVDGLVVPSALVTAILEAPVTEPRFLEQLQELDAKAAAVREQEARGTAACADVRGVLDRLRVKAVTKIREFILQKIYSFRKPMTNYQIPQTALLKYRFFYQFLLGNERATAKEIRDEYVETLSKIYLSYYRSYLGRLMKVQYEEVAEKDDLMGVEDTAKKGFFSKPSLRSRNTIFTLGTRGSVISPAELEAPILVPHTAQRGEQRYPFEALFRSQHYALLDNSCREYLFICEFFMVSGPAAHDLFHAVMGRTLSMTQKHLESYLVDCYDAIAVFLCIHIVLRFRNITAKRDVPALDRYWEQVLALLWPRFELILEMNVQSVRSTDPQRLGGLDTRPHYITRRYAEFSSALVSINQTIPNERTMQLLGQLQVEVENFVLRVAAEFSSRKEQLVFLINNYDMMLGVLMERAADDSKEVESFQQLLNARTQEFIEELLSPPFGGLVAFVKEAEALIERGQAERLRGEEARVTQLIRGFGSSWKSSVESLSQDVMRSFTNFRNGTSIIQGALTQLIQLYHRFHRVLSQPQLRALPARAELINIHHLMVELKKHKPNF; encoded by the exons ATGGCCGCCGCTGCGACCATGGCGGCAGCTGCTCGTGAGCTGGTGTTGCGGGCCGGGGCCTCAGatatggaggaggaggagggcccgCTG gggagtGGTCCAGGTCTTCGGGAGCCATTGCAGATTGGAGAGTTGGACATCACCTCTGATGAATTCATCCTGGATGAAGTGGATG TTCACATTCAGGCAAATCTGGAGGATGAGTTAGTAAAGGAAGCTCTTAAAACG GGTGTGGATCTTCGTCACTATTCAAAGCAGGTTGAGCTGGAGCTACAGCAGATTGAGCAGAAGTCCATTCGGGATT ATATCCAAGAGAGTGAGAACATAGCATCTTTGCACAATCAGATCACAGCCTGCGATGCTGTCCTTGAG CGCATGGAGCAGATGTTGGGAGCTTTTCAGAGTGATCTCAGCTCCATCAGCTCTGAGATCCGGACACTGCAGGAACAGTCTGGAGCCATGAACATTCGACTGCGGAACCGGCAGGCTGTCCGGGGGAAACTCGGGGAGCTTGTTGATGGTCTCGTGGTGCCCTCTGCTCTGGTCAC ggcAATTTTGGAGGCACCAGTCACAGAGCCCCGGTTCTTGGAGCAGCTGCAGGAGCTGGATGCTAAGGCAGCTGCAGTCCGAGAACAGGAGGCTAGGGGCACAGCGGCCTGTGCAGATGTCCGGGGCGTGCTCGACCGCCTCCGAGTCAAG GCTGTGACGAAGATCCGAGAGTTCATCCTTCAGAAGATTTATTCCTTCAGAAAGCCAATGACCAACTATCAGATCCCACAGACAGCCTTGCTGAAATACAG GTTCTTCTATCAGTTCCTGCTGGGCAACGAACGCGCCACTGCGAAGGAAATCAGGGACGAGTACGTGGAGACGCTGAGCAAGATATACCTGTCTTACTACCGCTCCTACCTGGGGCGGCTCATGAAGGTGCAG TATGAGGAAGTCGCTGAGAAGGATGACCTAATGGGCGTGGAAGATACAGCCAAGAAAG GATTCTTCTCAAAGCCATCCCTCCGCAGCAGGAACACCATCTTCACCCTGGGGACCCGGGGCTCTGTCATCTCCCCCGCTGAACTGGAAGCCCCCATCCTCGTGCCCCACACTGCCCAGCGCGGGGAACAGAGG TATCCTTTCGAGGCCCTCTTCCGCAGCCAGCACTACGCCCTCCTCGACAACTCCTGCCGTGAATACCTCTTCATCTGTGAGTTCTTCATGGTGTCTGGCCCGGCTGCCCACGATCTGTTCCATGCTGTCATGGGCCGCACCCTCAGCATGACCCAG AAACACCTGGAGTCTTACCTCGTTGACTGTTACGATGCCATCGCTGTTTTCCTCTGCATCCACATCGTCCTCCGGTTCCGCAACATCACAGCCAAGAGGGACGTTCCTGCCCTGGACAG GTACTGGGAACAGGTGCTTGCCTTGTTGTGGCCACGGTTTGAACTGATCCTGGAGATGAACGTCCAAAGTGTCCGCAGCACTGACCCTCAGCGCCTCGGAGGGCTGGACACTCGGCCTCACTAT ATCACGCGCCGATACGCAGAATTCTCCTCGGCTCTTGTCAGCATCAATCAGACGATTCCCAACGAACGGACCATGCAGCTGCTGGGCCAGCTCCAG GTGGAGGTGGAGAATTTTGTCCTCCGGGTGGCAGCTGAGTTCTCCTCGAGGAAGGAGCAGCTTGTGTTTCTGATCAACAACTATGACATGATGCTGGGTGTGCTGATG GAGCGGGCGGCGGATGACAGCAAAGAGGTTGAAAGTTTCCAGCAGCTGCTCAACGCGCGGACACAG GAATTCATTGAAGAGTTGCTGTCGCCCCCCTTTGGGGGGCTGGTGGCATTTGTAAAGGAAGCTGAAGCTTTGATTGAGCGTGGACAAGCGGAACGACTTCGAGGGGAAGAAG CCCGGGTTACTCAGCTGATTCGTGGCTTCGGCAGTTCCTGGAAATCGTCGGTGGAGTCTCTGAGTCAGGATGTGATGCGGAGCTTCACCAACTTCAGAAATGGAACCAGCATCATCCAG GGAGCTCTGACCCAGCTGATCCAGCTCTATCATCGCTTCCACCGAGTGCTGTCTCAGCCGCAGCTGCGAGCCCTCCCTGCCCGGGCCGAGCTCATCAACATCCACCACCTCATGGTGGAACTCAAGAAGCACAAGCCCAACTTCTGA
- the B3GALT4 gene encoding beta-1,3-galactosyltransferase 4, with amino-acid sequence MRPGLSRRLLLAALLLLLVWTLFGPSGLGEELLSLSLASLLPGPASPGPPLALPRLLIPNEAACGAPGPPPFLLILVCTAPDNLNQRNAIRASWGRLREVRGLRVQTVFLLGEPGWGSRGSDLVWESAAHGDIMQAAFQDSYRNLTLKTLSGLSWADRHCPTARYILKTDDDVFVNVPELVSELVRRGGRWEQWETGVGPPRKAKAGDEKWDGSPTLGSQPVPLLYLGRVHWRVQPSRSPGGKHQVSEEQWPPSWGPFPPYASGTGYVLSASAVQLILKVASRAPLLPLEDVFVGLSARRGGLAPTHCVKLAGATHYPLDRCCYGKFLLTSHKLDPWEMQEAWKLVGGSDAERTVPFCSWLQGLLGILRCRLIAWLHS; translated from the coding sequence ATGCGCCCCGGCTTGTCCCGGCGCCTGCTCCTGGCCGCCCTGCTGCTCCTGCTCGTCTGGACCCTCTTTGGGCCCTCCGGCCTCGGGGAGGAGCTGTTGAGCCTCTCCCTGGCCTCCTTGCTCCCCGGCCCGGCCTCGCCCGGGCCGCCCCTGGCCCTGCCCCGCCTCCTGATCCCCAACGAGGCGGCGTGCGGCGCGCCCggcccccctcccttcctcctgatCCTGGTCTGCACCGCCCCGGACAACCTGAACCAGAGAAACGCCATCCGGGCCTCCTGGGGCCGCCTGCGCGAGGTCCGCGGGCTCAGGGTGCAGACTGTTTTCCTGCTGGGAGAGCCCGGCTGGGGGTCGCGCGGGAGCGACCTGGTGTGGGAGTCGGCGGCCCACGGGGACATCATGCAGGCAGCCTTCCAGGACTCCTACCGCAACCTCACCCTCAAGACCCTCAGCGGGCTGAGCTGGGCCGACAGACACTGCCCCACGGCCCGCTACATCCTCAAGACCGACGATGATGTGTTCGTCAACGTCCCCGAACTGGTGTCGGAGCTGGTCAGGCGGGGAGGCCGCTGGGAGCAATGGGAGACGGGCGTGGGGCCCCCGAGAAAGGCGAAGGCTGGAGATGAGAAGTGGGACGGAAGCCCCACCTTGGGGAGCCAGCCAGTGCCTCTCTTGTACTTGGGTCGCGTGCATTGGCGGGTGCAGCCCTCTCGGTCACCGGGAGGCAAGCACCAGGTATCGGAGGAGCAGTGGCCTCCCTCCTGGGGCCCCTTTCCCCCCTACGCCTCAGGTACGGGCTATGTGCTATCAGCTTCTGCTGTGCAGCTTATCCTGAAGGTGGCCAGCCGGGCACCCCTTCTGCCCCTGGAGGATGTTTTTGTGGGGTTAAGTGCCCGCCGAGGAGGCCTTGCCCCAACCCACTGTGTCAAGCTGGCTGGTGCCACCCACTACCCCCTGGATCGGTGCTGCTATGGGAAATTCCTTCTGACATCGCACAAGTTGGACCCCTGGGAGATGCAGGAAGCCTGGAAGCTAGTGGGTGGCTCTGATGCAGAAAGAACTGTACCTTTCTGCTCCTGGCTCCAGGGGCTCCTGGGCATCCTGCGATGCCGGTTAATAGCTTGGCTTCACAGCTGA
- the RPS18 gene encoding 40S ribosomal protein S18 isoform X2, translating into MSLVIPEKFQHILRVLNTNIDGRRKIAFAITAIKGVGRRYAHVVLRKADIDLTKRAGELTEDEVERVITIMQNPRQYKIPDWFLNRQKDVKDGKYSQVLANGLDNKLREDLERLKKIRAHRGLRHFWGLRVRGQHTKTTGRRGRTVGVSKKK; encoded by the exons ATG TCTCTAGTAATCCCTGAGAAGTTCCAGCACATCTTGCGAGTACTCAACACCAACATCGATGGGCGGCGGAAAATTGCCTTTGCCATCACTGCAATTAAG GGTGTGGGGCGAAGATATGCTCATGTGGTGTTGAGGAAAGCAGACATCGACCTCACCAAGAGGGCCGGGGAGCTCACCGAGGATGAG GTGGAACGTGTGATCACCATTATGCAGAATCCACGCCAATACAAGATCCCAGACTGGTTCTTAAACAGACAGAAGGACGTGAAGGACGGGAAATACAGCCAG GTCCTGGCCAACGGTCTAGACAACAAACTCCGTGAAGACCTGGAGCGCCTGAAGAAGATTCGGGCCCACAGGGGGCTGCGCCACTTCTGGGG ACTCCGTGTCCGAGGCCAGCACACCAAGACCACAGGCCGCCGTGGTCGCACTGTGGGTGTGTCCAAGAAGAAATAA